CGGTATTCCGGACCCGGGGGAGCAGCCGGCGGCCGCCGTCGTACGGGAGGTCTTCGAGGAGACGGCCGTGCAGTGCGTCGCCGAGCGCGTCGTGCTCGTGCAGGCGCTGAAGCAGGTCACCTACGACAACGGCGACACCTGCCAGTACATGGACATCACGTTCCGATGCCGTGCTGTCGGTGGCGAAGCCTGTGTCAATGACGACGAGTCGCTGGAGGTCGGCTGGTTCGACCTGGACGCCATGCCGGAGCTCAACGAGCACGCACTCTTCCGGATCAAGCAAGCGCTGACGGACGCACCTACATGGTTTGACCCTATGACCTGAGGGTCAAGTGTGTGGGGTCACTACATCGGTTGGGGCGCGGGTGCTGCCTAGGGTCGAAGGCATGACCGCGCTCAGCGCCCTTCAGGGCCCTCACGCCCCCGTACTCGATCTCGGCGGCCGTACCGCCCTTGTCACCGGCGCCGCGAGCGGCATCGGCCGCGCGTGCGCGCTGCGGCTCGCCGCCGCCGGAGCCAAGGTGAGAGCGGTCGACCGGGACGCAGCGGGTCTGGACACGCTGACCGGACAGGCCCAGGGACTCGCGGGCACCGTCGATCCGTACGTCCTCGACCTCACCGACCTCGACGCCGCGGAACAGGCCGCCGCGGGCACCGACGTCCTCGTGAACAACGCGGGCCTCCAACTGGTCCGCCCCATCGAGGAGTTCCCGCCCGACGTCTTCCACACCGTACTGACCGTGATGCTGGAGGCACCGTTCCGGCTCATCCGCGGAGCGCTGCCCCATATGTACGGTCAGGGCTGGGGCCGTATCGTCAATGTGTCGTCGGTCCATGGGCTGCGCGCCTCGGCTTTCAAGTCGGCCTATGTGGCCGCAAAACACGGTCTTGAGGGGCTCTCGAAAACCGCCGCCCTGGAAGGCGCGGCCCATGGAGTCACCTCGAACTGTGTGAACCCCGCCTATGTGCGCACTCCACTGGTCGAGAAGCAGATCGCCGACCAGGCGCAGGTGCACGGGATTCCGGAGGAACGCGTGCTGGCCGAGGTATTGCTGCAGGACAGCGCGGTCAAGCGGCTCATCGAGCCGGCGGAGGTCGCGGAGGCGGTCGCCTATCTGTGCGGTCCGCACGCGGCCTTCATCACCGGTACGTCCCTGGCGCTGGACGGCGGCTGGACCGCACACTGAGCCGGAACCGGTCCCTGCGCATGACTGTCGATCGAGCCGGTCCATGCGAACGATCATCGATTCATGCGAACAACTGTGCGGACGGCGATCCGGAGTCAGGCGTGAGTTATCCACAGGGCCCGGGGCGCCGGGCCGCCGATGCGTAATCCTGTGTGCATGTCCCGCGATCACGTGCAGTCCGCAGAGCGCTCCGCCGACAGTGCGGAGGCGCCGTTTCTGGAGCTCCTGGCCAGGGGCGCGTCCGCCGACGCGTACGAGCAGCCGGTGCTCCTCGCCCGCGCCGAGAGCCGGCCGCCCGAGCGCATCGCCGCGCTCGAACAGGCCAAGCTGCTCGCCCTGCGCGTCCGCTCGGAGATAGAGGGCCGACGCCGCCGTGAGGCCGAGCTCTCCGCGCTCTTCGAGACCGCGCACGACCTGGCGGGCCTGCGCGACCTCGACGCCGTGCTGCAGGCGATCGTGCAGCGGGCCCGGTCGCTGCTGGGCACGGACGTCGCGTATCTGAGCCTGAACGACGAGGCCAGGGGCGACACCTATATGAGGGTCACCGAGGGCTCGGTCGCCGCGCGCTTCCAGCAGCTGCGGCTCGGCATGGGGGAGGGGCTGGGCGGACTCGTCGCGCAGACCGCCCGCCCCTATGTCACCGACGACTACTTCCACGACGAGCGTTTCCAGCACACCCAGTCCATCGACGCGGGCGTACACGACGAAGGGCTCGTGGCGATTCTCGGCGTGCCGTTGATGATCGGGCCCCAGGTCATCGGGGTGCTGTTCGCCGCGGACCGCCGCGCCCGGGTCTTCGAGCGGGAGCAGATCGCCCTCCTCGGCTCGTTCGCTGCCCTGGCCGCGGCCGCGATCGACACGGCGAACTGGCTCACAGAGACCCGCTCCGCCCTGGACCGCCTGGGCCGCGCCAACGAAATCATCCGGGACCGCAGCGGAGTGATCGAGCGCGCGTCGGACGTCCACGACCGGCTCGCCGAGCTCGTGCTGCGCGGCGGCGGAGTGCACGACGTGGCCGCCGCCGTGTCCGAAGTCCTCGACGGAACCGTCGAGTTCGCCGAGCCGGGTGACGCGCCGCCCGCCGCCCTGGAGGCATCCCGCACCGAGGGCCACGCCGTACGGCACGGGGACGACTGGGTCGCCGCCGTGGCGGCGGGCGGCGAACTGCTCGGCGCGCTGGTGCTGCGCGGGCATCCGGGCCTCGACCCCGTCGACCAGCGCACCCTGGAGCGCGCCGCGACGGTCACATCACTGCTCCTGCTGGCCAGACGCTCCGCCTCGGAGGCCGAACAGCGCGTCCGCGGCGAGCTGTTGGACGACCTGCTCGACTCCCGCGACCGCGATCCGCGGCTGCTGCGCGAGCGCGCCGCCCGTCTGCACGCGAACCTCGACGGCCCCCATGTGGTGCTGGCCGCCCGGCTCGACGCCGCGTCCGCAGACGCGGACCAGGAGGCCGCCGCCCGCAGACGCCTGTGGTCGGCCGCCTCCCATCTCGCCACCACCCGGCACGGGCTGGCCGCCACCCGCGACGGCGGCACCGTCCTGCTGCTCCCCCTCGGGCCCGGCGACACGGCGACAAGTCTGGCCCGCCGCACGGCCAAGGACCTCGGCACCGCCGTGCGGGAGGGGGTCACCGTCGGCGCCTCCGCGCCCGTCGAGCGGCTCGCCACCCGCCCCGACGCCGTGGCCGCGGCGTATGCGGAGGGACAACGCTGTCTGGACGCCCTGCGCCTGCTCGGCCGGGCCGGGGACGGCGCCGCCGCCGAGGACTTCGGCTTCGTGGGGCTGCTGCTCGCCGGGGACCGGGACATCTCCGGCTTCGTCGAGCGCACCATCGGCCGCGTCGTTGCGTACGACGAACGGCGCGGCACCGATCTGCTGCGCACCATGGACGCGTACTTCGCGTGCGGGATGAGCCCGGCGCGCACGAAGGACGAACTGCACGTGCATGTGAACACGGTCGCGCAGCGGCTGGAGCGGGTGGGGCGGCTGCTCGGGGACGACTGGCAGAGCCCGGCCCGCGCGCTGGAGATCCAACTCGCCCTGCGACTGCACCGGTTGTCGTCCGCCGCACCGCACTGACCCCCGTACGCATCCTCTGCGTACGGGGGCCGTGACGGGGCGGGGATCAGGGTCAGGCGATGCGCGCGTCCGCCGTCGGGGCCTCCGCGGGCCGATCCTCGGTCGAGACGTCGACGTCGGCCAGGTCGCGGTGGTGTGTCTCCTTCGCGACACCCACCGCGATCAGTGTCACGACGGCCGCGGCGATCACGTACAGGGCGATCGGTGTGGAGCTGCCGTAGTCGGACAGCAGGGCGGTCGCGATGAGCGGTGCGGGCGCGCCCGCCGCGACCGAGGCGAACTGGGCGCCGATGGAGGCACCGGAGTAGCGCATCCGGGTCGCGAACATCTCGGAGAAGAAGGCGGCCTGGGGCGCGTACATCGCGCCGTGCAGGATCAGTCCGACGGTGACCGCGAGGATCAGGTTCCCGAAGCCGCCGGTGTCGATGAGGGCGAAGAACGGGAACATCCACAGGCCGACTCCGGCGGCGCCCAGCAGGTACACGGGCCGGCGCCCGATCCGGTCCGAGAGTGCGCCCCAGGCCGGAATGACGGCGAAGTGCACGGCGGACGCGATGAGCACCGCGTTGAGCGCGGTCTGCCTGGAGACGCCGGCCGCCGTGGTGGCGTACACCAGGATGAAGGCGGTGATCACGTAATAGCTGATGTTCTCCGCCATGCGGGCGCCCATCGCGATGAGCACGTCACGCCAGTGGTGGCGCAGTACGGAGACGAGCGGCAGCTTCTCGGCCTCCGCGGCCTGTCCGTCCTGTGTCGCCTGACGGGCTTCCGCCTGGGCCAACGCCTGCTTGAACACCGGAGATTCATCGACAGACAGACGTATCCACAAACCGACGATCACCAGGACGCCGGAGAGAAGGAACGGGATGCGCCAGCCCCAGGAGCCGAAGGCGCCGTCCGACAGCGTGGCCGTCAGCAGTGAGAGCACACCGGTCGCCAGGAGCTGTCCGGCGGGCGCGCCTGTCTGCGGCCACGAGGCCCAGAATCCGCGCCGCTTGGCGTCCCCGTGCTCGGACACCAGCAAAACGGCGCCGCCCCACTCGCCGCCCAGCGCGAAACCCTGCACCAGGCGCAGCACGGTCAGCAGCACGGGGGCGGCTACGCCGATGGTGGCGTACGTGGGCAGCAGGCCGATCGCGAACGTCGCCCCGCCCATCATCAGCAGGCTCAGCACCAGCAGCTTCTTGCGGCCGAGCCGGTCGCCGTAGTGCCCGAAGACGAGCGCGCCGATCGGCCGTGCCGCGAATCCCACCGCGTACGTCAGGAATGACAGCAGCGTGCCGACGAGCGGGTCGTAGTCCGGGAAGAACAGCTTGTTGAACACGAGGGCGGCGGCCGAGCCGTACAGGAAGAAGTCGTACCACTCGATGGTGGTGCCGATGAGACTCGCGGCGACGATACGGCGGAGGTTCGAGGGTGGTGGGGGAGCGGTTTCTGCGGAGGCCATGTGCGCCACTTCCTCGTGTGCGGTGGGGACGGGTACGTGTCGGCACACGGTAGGAAGTCCCAGGTCGGACGCGTATGTGGTGAGACACCATAGTTCTACGCGCCGGAGTGCGTGCGCCCAACATGGGGGGTGCTGCAGGAGCCGTAGAGAGGGTTCTAGCGACACCCTCACGGCTTCTGTCCGATTTGTTCTTGCGGTGACGCCCTACACGGGCGTATGGCCCTCCAGGTAGTCACGCACGGTTTCGGGCAGCCCGGAGTTGATGGCTTCTGCGAGCGGAACCCAGCGGAGCTGCTCTGGGGTGAACCGCCCCTGCGTGGACGGGTCTTGGCTCAGCAGTTGGCACACCACGGCCGACCGTGTGTCCGCTCGCGCGTCCGCAGGCCGCAGAAGCGTTGAACCGTCAGCGAGGTAACCGGTGAGCTCGTACACCAGGCGCGCCGCGGTGGCCTCCGGCGTTTCGGCGAGCTCCGGAGCGCCCGAGGGTAGTCCCCAGCCGTCCTGCGCGTCCACCAGCAGCAGCCGTCCGTCGTACACGACGACCGCCTCCACCACGCCCTGGGCAGCCCGCTCCAGCGTCATGACCCAACCGTTCCTTCCCTCTTCGCGTGACCGCTCGGCCGGTCCCTGTCCGAGTTCCCCTTGCCTACCCTGGACACATCGGTTCACGCGCTGAGCCCGTGGCCCTCAGGCGCTGCTGTGCGAGCGCGGCTTGCCACTGGGGCGGTAGCGGCACTTCCGGTGGCTATCCGGCCGGGCTCTCGTCCCGACAGCGCTCGTCCGCCATCGATGCCACGATCTGTGACCGGAAGGAGTATCCGAGCTTCGCCAGAATGTGTTCCACATGCGCGTCGGCAGTGCGCTTGGAGATCACCAGCTGCTCGGCGATCTCCCGGTTCGTCATACCCCGCGCGATCAGTGCGGCGGCTTCGCTCTCCCGCTGGGTGAGACCGTTGGTCCGGGTCGACTTGGGCTGTGCGGGGACATTGGGGGGCGTGTCGTTCTGCGACAGGGCGAAGGCCACCAGCTGTTCCCGCGGCAGCCGCGCGCCCTGTCGGCGCAGCCGCTCGAGCTGCCCGCTGCCCAGCGCCTCCCCGGCCGCCTTGAGCGCCTGCTCGTGCAGTTTCGTCAGCAGCGGATTGCCCAGTGCCCGTCGCTGGTCGAGCAGCGAGAACGGTGCGTCCACGCCGCCGAAGATCAGGGCGGCGCGTTGGTGGCGTCCTTGGGCGACGGCCGTCCAGGCGACGGCGTCCAGCGTGACGCCCAGGTTCAGTACGCCATCGCGAAGGTCATGCAGTTCCACGACCCGGCGACCGGTCCGCTCGGCCGCGTCGATGTCCCCGGCGGCGAGGTGGGCGACCGTCATGTAGCCGTAGGCGCAACCCTGGATGTAGCTTTCCTTGCTGCTCTCACCGACCAGCCGCGTCACGTCGGACAGGACGGCGATCCCGGCTTCCGCCCGGCCGCCGAGCGCCTGCACCCTGCCCAGGCGCAAGCTCGCCAGTGCCACGTCCAGGTCGGTGCCGACAAGGTGCAGTTCGTCCAGGGCCACGCTCAGGTCCGCCACCGCCTCGTCGCACTCGCCGAGGAAGCCCGATGCCTGGCCGGCACACATCCGGGCCAGGGCGGTCCATCGCGGATCGCCCAGTTGTCCGGCCTGCTCCCGCATCTCGCCGGCCAGCCGCTTCGCGGTGGCCTGGTCGCCCTGGAGAGCGGCGAAGGTGGAGGCCCACTGCAGTGCCCGTACACGCTCGGGGGACGCCTCCGGCTGCCGGGCCAGGGCCAGGTCCAACCAGTGGCATGCCTCGGCGGGCTGTCCGCTGCACAGCCAGTACGGCCACATCGCGGCGGCCATCGGCAGCAGTTCCCCGTCGGCGTGGGCGTACTCCAGGGCAGCGCGCAGGTTCTCGTGGTCAGGCAGCAGCGCCTTGTGCAGGGGCGCCTGGTCGGAGCTCAGGAACCGTTCCTCGAATTGGTGCAGCCGGCTTCGGTAGTAGGCGATCATCCGGTGTTTGACAGTGGCGGCCTCGTCGAGTTCCACCAGCCATTCGGCGCCGTACTCACGGATGGTGTCTAACAGCTGGTAGCGGTTGCCGAGGCGGAGTACCACCGACTTGTCGACCAGCCCGATCAGCGGGCCCACCACGGCACCGGTGGGCAGCTGGAGGTCCGTGCACACGGATTCCACTGCCGCGAGGTCGAAGGAGCCTGCGAAGGCCGACAGCCTGGCCCACAGCAGCCGCTCCGTCGGTGAGCACAACTCATGGCTCCATCCGATGGTCGTACGCAGCGTCTGATGCCGCGTCAGCGCCGCTTTCCGCCCGCTGTTGAGGAGCGCGAAACTGTCGTTGAGCCGCGCCGCCAGTTGTTCCAGTGACAGGGCCGCAGCCGTACGGCGGTCAGCTCGATGGCCATCGGAATGCCGTCAAGGCGGCGGCAGAGAGCAGCGGCGGTCCTGCGCTGGCTGTCGGTGAGCCTGAGGCCGGGAACAGCCACTGCCGCGCGTTGCTCGAACAGTTCCAGCGCGTCTCCCCCCGCGTCGCCTTCCGGCAGTCCCAGCGGCGTCACGGACAGCACATACTCGCCGGGGATGTCGAGGGCCTGCCGGCTGGTGGTCAGGATCTTCAGACGTGGGGCTTGGGACAGCAGCAGATTGGCCAGCAGGGCGCAGGCATCGACGAGATGTTCACAGGTGTCCAGAATGATCAGCAGCTCGCCGTCGGCGACGTGCTCGATGACCGAGTCGATCGGCGACTTGCCGGCCCGGCTCGGCAGCCCCAGCGCTTCGGCGACCACGCCGGGCAGGAGGTAGGGACCCTTCAGGCCGGAGAGCTCGGCCAGGCGCACACCGTCGGGGAAGTCTGTGGCGGCCTCGGTGGCGGCCCGCAGCGCGAGTCGGCTCTTGCCGACACCGCCTGGGCCGACCAGGGTCAGCAGTCGGGCCTGCCCCAGCAGCCGCTGTACGTCAGCCAGTTCGCCGCTGCGGCCGACAAAGCTGGTCAGTTCGGCCGGCATCTGTCCCGGGCGCCGCCATGAGAACCCCAACTCCATGTGAACCCGCCGCAGTCACCTTCCGTGCGTGCACGGTATCCGAGAGTAGCGGCCCGTTGGGCCTGTACAGGGACCCTTTCGTCAGCCCCGCTCCGCCGAGTCCCGGGCGCCGGGGCAGCGGCCCTGCTCCCGCCGGTTATCCGTGCGGAAGGTCGAACGGTCGCTGCCCTGGGTGATCCGGCGTACGCCGCCGCCACTTTGATGCGGGTGTCGCGTTGGAATTGCCGTGGCGCCGCAGGAGTGACGGTTCTGCGCCCGGGTTCGCCGACCCCCGGGCCGCGGCGCCACCGATCAGAGTTGCCGCGAAACTATGTGAAGGTTGAGACGAGTGCGGAAACATGTCGGCAAGCCAGAGATGTCCTCTTCCGTCAACGGTGAAGCGCCTGGTGGGCTGGTCGGCCGGGAACGGGAGGCGGCCGACCTCCAGGAGATGCTGGCGCGGCACCGTCTCGTGACGGTGGCCGGCGGTGCCGGTGTGGGGAAGAGCCGGCTAGCGGCCGACGCGGCGGCCGGGATGCGGAAGGGACCGTCGCGGCGCGTGGTCCAGCTGCGCTGGAGCGGCGGCCGGGCCGCCGCTCCGGGCGCACTGACCGCCGCGGTCCGCCAGGCTCTGACGGGTACGCGCACGCGCCCCGAGACTTCGGATGCCGGCAGCCTGGAGCGGTGCCTGCCTGCCACGGACATCCTGCTCTTCCTCGATGACATCGACCCAGTCCACCGGGAATGCGTGGGAGTGGTGCAGCGTCTGCTGATGGCCGCACCGAGACTCCGGGTTCTGGTGACGGCGCGGCGGGCCCTGGGGTTGGGCGAGGAGCGCGTGCTGCCGCTGCCGCCGCTCAGCACGGAAACGGCGGACAGGCCGAGCGGTCCCTCGCCTGCGGTGGAGCTGTTCCTGGACCGGGCGCGCGCTGCGGTAGAGGGGTTCCGCGCCGATGACGCGGGCCTGCGGGCGGTGGCCGGGATCTGCCGGTCGCTGGAGGGATTTCCCCTCGCGATCGAGCTGGCCGCGGAGCAGGTGGCCCGCCATGGGTTGAGCGATCTCGCGGAACTTCTGGAGCGCCACCAGTGCTGGCTGGGCAGTCAGCGCCCGGCCCTGCGGCGGCACCGGTCTCTGCGGGACGCCATCGGTGCCAGTTACGTGCTTTGTGACCGGACGGTGCGGATCGTATGGGGCCGGGCCAGCTTCTTCACCGGAGCATTCAACGAGTCAACCGCCGTGTTCCTGTGCGCCGGTGGCGGTATCGAACCGTGTCAGGTACCCGCCTGCCTGGCCCAACTCGTGGCCGTGGGCATGCTGGAGCCGGTGCGCGACCCGGGAGGGCCCCGCCAGCCTCGGTACCGGATGGTGCGGGCCGCACGGGACTTCGGCGCCGAACGGCTGCAGGAAGCGGGGGAGTTCGCGGTGGCCGCGGAACGCCGTGCGGCCTACTGCCGGCAAGCGGCGGCGGTCGCCGAGAACCTGTGGAGCACCGGCTGCCAGTCGGAGGCCGTACACCTCGTGCGGGACGAACAGGATGACCTCAGGGCGATGTTGCGACACGCGCTGAGCCATGCCGAACACGCGGCCGTGGCCCTGGAGACGGTCGTCCTCCTGTGGTTTTGGTGGGCGGTGTGCGAAGGGGGCGAGGAAGGGCGCGGGTACCTGTTGCGGTTACTGCCGTTGTGCCCGGCTGACAGTCCGGTGGTGATGCGTGCCAGATGGCTGGCGGCATGGCTCACCGCGTGCAGCGACGCGCGAACCGCCCGAACGCTGCTGGGCCGGGCCTGGCCGGCGGCCGTGCTGGCCGGCGACGACGCCACGATCGGCCGGATCGCCCATGTCCAGGGCACCATCGCCCTGTGTGAGGGCGACCCGGTGGCCGCCTCCGAGCACTTCCAGGAAGCCGCACGCACCATCCCGGCCCGGGCATCCGGCGGCCCCTCGCCGGCCGCGAGCCTGGCCGCCCTGGCCGTGGCCCAGGCCGACTTCGCGCCGCGCGCCGCGCGCCGCACCGCACGCCGCGCCCTGGCCCAGACCGACATCCGCGGCGACGCCTGGGCATGCGTCCTCGCCCGCTACGCCAAAGCGTTCGTCGATCACCGGCACGGTCACAGCGGCCGAGCCTGGCACCGGGCACAGCGGACGCTCGCCGCCCTGGACACCAACGTGCCGGACCCGTACGGTGCCGCCGCTTTGCGACAGCTGATCGCCGACATCGAAACCGGCACGCCCGGCCACCTCGCGCCCGGCCACCTGTGCACGCCGTACGTACCGCAGCCCCGCATGGTGGCGTCCTCGCCGGTCTCCGCCGCAACCGGCGCGGCATGATGACCAGGTGCGCCGTGCAGCCTCGTGCGGGCGTGGCCCGCCGCTCGGGCGTGTGCGTCAGGGCGTGGCCGTAGACGTTGAAGGGCGGGGAGTGTGGCGGTGCACCACTCAGGTGGCGCACCGCGACATCTCGCGCCCGCGCGGGGCCGGACGCGGAGCTTACGCGGGCTGCTCCTGGCCCTGGCTGTTCGGGCACCTCACCGCGAGGGCCGCGATGTCGTCGTCGAGCCTTCCGCCGCTGAAGTGGAACAGGTCCTGGTGAAGCCGGTCGAGCAGCTCGCGCGGCGAATCCAGGCTCTGCCTCCGCATCCAGTCCGGCAGCGGGAAGAACTCGCCGGTGCGGTCCCGGGTCTCCGATACGCCGTCGGTGTAGAGCAGCAACTGGTCGCCCGGGGCGAAGGTGCGGGTGTCGACGCAGTACTGGCCACCCATGAGCGCCGCGAGGTTGAGGGGCGGCGAGGGGATCGTGGGCTCCAGAACTCGGATCTTCCCGTGATGGGCAAGCAGCGGCGGGGGGTGCCCGCAGTTGAGAAGTCTGACGTGACCGCCGCCGTGCGGGATCTCCGCGATGAGAGCGGTGGCGAAGCGCTCCGGCAGATCCTGGCCGGGAAACGCAGCGCTGTGGCGGGCGATACTGGTCTCCAGGCGATCGATGATGCCCCTCAGGTCCGGCTCGTCGTACGCGGCCTCCCTGAAGCAGCTGATCACCGCCGAGGCCGACCCCACCGCGGACAGGCCCTTGCCCCGAACGTCGCCGATGAGCAGCCGCACCCCGTACGGTGTGCCGACCGCCTCGTAGAAGTCGCCGCCGATCCGGGCCTGCTCCTGGGCCGCCAGATACAGCGACTCGATCTCGACGTCCGCGATGCGGCGCGGGAGGGGGCGCAGGAGCACCTGCTGGGCCGCGTCGGCGACGAGCCGGACCTGGAGGAGCATCTCCTCCCGCTGGAGTCGGACATGGCTTGCGTACGCGGCCGCCAAGGTGACCGCGACGATCGCGGCAGCCGTGTACTGCGTTCCCAGGTCGGTGTTGACGAGGCCGAGACCGATCATGGCCAGCAGGCAGAACAGGCCCAGAAGGATCGTGGGGATCACGGGCCACATCGCTGCGGCGAGGGCGGGGGCGGCGGGCAGAAGGCGGCTGATGGCGATCTCCCTCGGCGTGGAGAACGCCAGGCCGACGATCAGGGCGGTGAGGATCACCGGTGCCAGCAGGGCAACTTCCCACCGGCCGCCGTAGGGGGGACGACGGCGCCGCAGCCGTCCGGACATGATCACAAACCGCATCATATCGGTTAAAGCGGGCATTCCTCTCTGGTGGGGTAAGACCCTGGGCGTGCGGTACGGCAGAGATCTTGAACGCGGGAACGGATCGGCACTCGCCATCCTGCGGCCCTGGTTCTGCGTTCCGGCGGTGGGCGGGGTCACGCTTCCGCGGCGACGCGCAGTCGGCTGCGTCGGGGAGGCTCCCCGACGCAGCCGACGGTTCCGGTCGACAGGGCTACGGGTGCAGCACCACCTTCGTGTATCCCTCGATCCGCTTGTCGAACTTGTCGTAGGCCGACGGCGCCTCATCCAGAGTCATTTCGTGGGAGACGACAAAGCTTGGCTTCGCCCGCCCGTCGATGATCAGGTCGCGCAGGTACCGGTTGTAGCGCTTCACGTTGCACTGTCCCGTACCCACCCGCAGGCCCTTCTCGAAGAGCTTGCCGATTCCGACGAGGAGCATGCCGTGTTTGGCCTGATCGTCCGGGCCTCCAGGGTCGGCCGGGACATAGAGGCCGGGCACGCCGAGCGCTCCGGTGGCCCGGACCGTGCCGACGAGCGAGTTCAGGACGGTCGCCGGTTCCTCGCGATCCGCGCCGCGTGCCATCGCCTGGTAGCCGACGGCGTCAATGCCCTTGTCCGTACCGACGCCCTCGGTCTGCTCCTTGATCTGCTCGATCGGGTCACCCTCGGCGAAGTTGATCGGAATCGCGCCTATCTCCTCGGCCTTCTGCAGCCGCTCGGCGACTCGGTCCACGACGAACACCTTTCCCGCGCCGCGGATCAGAGCCGAGTAGGCGGCCATGAGCCCAACTGGCCCTCC
This genomic interval from Streptomyces dengpaensis contains the following:
- a CDS encoding NUDIX hydrolase — protein: MATPDFIRTIRATAGHQLLWLPGVTAVVFDDEGRVLLGRRSDNGQWSVIGGIPDPGEQPAAAVVREVFEETAVQCVAERVVLVQALKQVTYDNGDTCQYMDITFRCRAVGGEACVNDDESLEVGWFDLDAMPELNEHALFRIKQALTDAPTWFDPMT
- a CDS encoding 3-hydroxybutyrate dehydrogenase; its protein translation is MTALSALQGPHAPVLDLGGRTALVTGAASGIGRACALRLAAAGAKVRAVDRDAAGLDTLTGQAQGLAGTVDPYVLDLTDLDAAEQAAAGTDVLVNNAGLQLVRPIEEFPPDVFHTVLTVMLEAPFRLIRGALPHMYGQGWGRIVNVSSVHGLRASAFKSAYVAAKHGLEGLSKTAALEGAAHGVTSNCVNPAYVRTPLVEKQIADQAQVHGIPEERVLAEVLLQDSAVKRLIEPAEVAEAVAYLCGPHAAFITGTSLALDGGWTAH
- a CDS encoding helix-turn-helix domain-containing protein, with protein sequence MSRDHVQSAERSADSAEAPFLELLARGASADAYEQPVLLARAESRPPERIAALEQAKLLALRVRSEIEGRRRREAELSALFETAHDLAGLRDLDAVLQAIVQRARSLLGTDVAYLSLNDEARGDTYMRVTEGSVAARFQQLRLGMGEGLGGLVAQTARPYVTDDYFHDERFQHTQSIDAGVHDEGLVAILGVPLMIGPQVIGVLFAADRRARVFEREQIALLGSFAALAAAAIDTANWLTETRSALDRLGRANEIIRDRSGVIERASDVHDRLAELVLRGGGVHDVAAAVSEVLDGTVEFAEPGDAPPAALEASRTEGHAVRHGDDWVAAVAAGGELLGALVLRGHPGLDPVDQRTLERAATVTSLLLLARRSASEAEQRVRGELLDDLLDSRDRDPRLLRERAARLHANLDGPHVVLAARLDAASADADQEAAARRRLWSAASHLATTRHGLAATRDGGTVLLLPLGPGDTATSLARRTAKDLGTAVREGVTVGASAPVERLATRPDAVAAAYAEGQRCLDALRLLGRAGDGAAAEDFGFVGLLLAGDRDISGFVERTIGRVVAYDERRGTDLLRTMDAYFACGMSPARTKDELHVHVNTVAQRLERVGRLLGDDWQSPARALEIQLALRLHRLSSAAPH
- a CDS encoding MFS transporter; the encoded protein is MASAETAPPPPSNLRRIVAASLIGTTIEWYDFFLYGSAAALVFNKLFFPDYDPLVGTLLSFLTYAVGFAARPIGALVFGHYGDRLGRKKLLVLSLLMMGGATFAIGLLPTYATIGVAAPVLLTVLRLVQGFALGGEWGGAVLLVSEHGDAKRRGFWASWPQTGAPAGQLLATGVLSLLTATLSDGAFGSWGWRIPFLLSGVLVIVGLWIRLSVDESPVFKQALAQAEARQATQDGQAAEAEKLPLVSVLRHHWRDVLIAMGARMAENISYYVITAFILVYATTAAGVSRQTALNAVLIASAVHFAVIPAWGALSDRIGRRPVYLLGAAGVGLWMFPFFALIDTGGFGNLILAVTVGLILHGAMYAPQAAFFSEMFATRMRYSGASIGAQFASVAAGAPAPLIATALLSDYGSSTPIALYVIAAAVVTLIAVGVAKETHHRDLADVDVSTEDRPAEAPTADARIA
- a CDS encoding NUDIX hydrolase yields the protein MTLERAAQGVVEAVVVYDGRLLLVDAQDGWGLPSGAPELAETPEATAARLVYELTGYLADGSTLLRPADARADTRSAVVCQLLSQDPSTQGRFTPEQLRWVPLAEAINSGLPETVRDYLEGHTPV
- a CDS encoding LuxR C-terminal-related transcriptional regulator, translated to MCSPTERLLWARLSAFAGSFDLAAVESVCTDLQLPTGAVVGPLIGLVDKSVVLRLGNRYQLLDTIREYGAEWLVELDEAATVKHRMIAYYRSRLHQFEERFLSSDQAPLHKALLPDHENLRAALEYAHADGELLPMAAAMWPYWLCSGQPAEACHWLDLALARQPEASPERVRALQWASTFAALQGDQATAKRLAGEMREQAGQLGDPRWTALARMCAGQASGFLGECDEAVADLSVALDELHLVGTDLDVALASLRLGRVQALGGRAEAGIAVLSDVTRLVGESSKESYIQGCAYGYMTVAHLAAGDIDAAERTGRRVVELHDLRDGVLNLGVTLDAVAWTAVAQGRHQRAALIFGGVDAPFSLLDQRRALGNPLLTKLHEQALKAAGEALGSGQLERLRRQGARLPREQLVAFALSQNDTPPNVPAQPKSTRTNGLTQRESEAAALIARGMTNREIAEQLVISKRTADAHVEHILAKLGYSFRSQIVASMADERCRDESPAG
- a CDS encoding ATP-binding protein, with product MPAELTSFVGRSGELADVQRLLGQARLLTLVGPGGVGKSRLALRAATEAATDFPDGVRLAELSGLKGPYLLPGVVAEALGLPSRAGKSPIDSVIEHVADGELLIILDTCEHLVDACALLANLLLSQAPRLKILTTSRQALDIPGEYVLSVTPLGLPEGDAGGDALELFEQRAAVAVPGLRLTDSQRRTAAALCRRLDGIPMAIELTAVRLRPCHWNNWRRGSTTVSRSSTAGGKRR
- a CDS encoding ATP-binding protein, producing the protein MRKHVGKPEMSSSVNGEAPGGLVGREREAADLQEMLARHRLVTVAGGAGVGKSRLAADAAAGMRKGPSRRVVQLRWSGGRAAAPGALTAAVRQALTGTRTRPETSDAGSLERCLPATDILLFLDDIDPVHRECVGVVQRLLMAAPRLRVLVTARRALGLGEERVLPLPPLSTETADRPSGPSPAVELFLDRARAAVEGFRADDAGLRAVAGICRSLEGFPLAIELAAEQVARHGLSDLAELLERHQCWLGSQRPALRRHRSLRDAIGASYVLCDRTVRIVWGRASFFTGAFNESTAVFLCAGGGIEPCQVPACLAQLVAVGMLEPVRDPGGPRQPRYRMVRAARDFGAERLQEAGEFAVAAERRAAYCRQAAAVAENLWSTGCQSEAVHLVRDEQDDLRAMLRHALSHAEHAAVALETVVLLWFWWAVCEGGEEGRGYLLRLLPLCPADSPVVMRARWLAAWLTACSDARTARTLLGRAWPAAVLAGDDATIGRIAHVQGTIALCEGDPVAASEHFQEAARTIPARASGGPSPAASLAALAVAQADFAPRAARRTARRALAQTDIRGDAWACVLARYAKAFVDHRHGHSGRAWHRAQRTLAALDTNVPDPYGAAALRQLIADIETGTPGHLAPGHLCTPYVPQPRMVASSPVSAATGAA